A genomic window from Streptomyces broussonetiae includes:
- a CDS encoding tetratricopeptide repeat protein: protein MQESADTDVLEAIETLLPNGPHADLAVGIAAITHRVIGPRIERTDNLRLHAMYRTELAERLYRAGFDERAADMARDGVEIWRQLADDDPFFNVPLLASSLNWYGAYLAELGQREEALETAEEAVALNRRLIDGDHATSHDEQRLADALGNLATRLSEVGRGGRSPCRRRGVRRHQGPPGRRRRPLLCE, encoded by the coding sequence ATGCAGGAGAGCGCCGACACCGACGTTCTGGAGGCCATTGAAACCCTGCTGCCCAACGGACCGCACGCAGACCTCGCCGTAGGCATCGCCGCCATCACGCACCGCGTCATCGGGCCGCGCATCGAACGCACCGACAACCTCCGCCTGCACGCCATGTACCGAACCGAGCTCGCCGAACGGCTGTACCGCGCCGGCTTCGACGAGCGGGCCGCCGACATGGCCCGTGACGGCGTAGAGATCTGGCGCCAACTCGCCGATGACGACCCGTTCTTCAACGTGCCCCTCCTGGCTTCCTCACTGAACTGGTACGGCGCCTACCTCGCAGAGCTCGGCCAGCGAGAGGAGGCGCTGGAGACGGCCGAAGAGGCCGTCGCACTGAACCGCCGGCTGATCGACGGCGACCATGCCACCTCCCACGACGAGCAGCGTCTGGCAGACGCTCTGGGCAACCTCGCCACACGGCTGTCCGAAGTGGGCAGGGGGGGCCGAAGCCCTTGCCGCCGCAGAGGAGTCCGCCGCCATCAGGGACCGCCTGGGCGCCGGCGGCGTCCGCTTCTATGTGAGTGA
- a CDS encoding tetratricopeptide repeat protein, with protein MSEDATAQLNLGARLADQGRTEEALAATEKAVIGFRRTVEVNPAAHTFDLAMALNNYGTHLFKADRFADALAAAEESVALWRQLVLKWSLAHEQGLAMALFNLGTCKVAAGQQAEAYAATEESAGIYRKLAAGNPAANDESLATVLGRLTTLLQSEERYAEALPITTETVAVCRRLVVADPAAHEAGLAHALFEQGMMLSGCNRELEARFAVEEAVDIRRRLAGADPAAHLPRLAQALYALSLLKYNMHDDMSDVLNTLSESMVIYQRLAAADPETFADTAREVRATFAELLPEAEGRSRSRRFGRAP; from the coding sequence GTGAGTGAGGACGCCACCGCTCAGCTCAACCTCGGCGCGCGTCTGGCAGATCAGGGACGTACGGAGGAGGCCCTTGCCGCGACCGAGAAAGCCGTGATCGGGTTCCGAAGGACCGTAGAGGTCAATCCGGCAGCCCACACCTTCGACCTCGCCATGGCACTGAACAACTACGGCACCCACCTGTTCAAGGCCGATCGGTTCGCCGACGCCCTCGCCGCCGCCGAGGAGTCCGTGGCCCTATGGCGTCAGCTCGTCCTCAAGTGGAGCCTTGCCCACGAGCAAGGGCTCGCCATGGCTCTTTTTAACCTGGGAACCTGCAAAGTAGCTGCGGGACAGCAGGCCGAGGCATACGCGGCCACTGAAGAATCGGCCGGGATCTACCGCAAGCTCGCCGCCGGGAACCCTGCGGCCAATGATGAGAGCCTGGCGACAGTGCTGGGCCGCCTCACCACCCTGCTGCAGTCCGAGGAACGTTACGCCGAGGCCCTGCCGATTACCACGGAGACGGTGGCCGTATGTCGTCGGCTGGTCGTGGCCGATCCTGCGGCACACGAAGCGGGACTCGCACATGCCCTGTTCGAGCAAGGCATGATGCTCTCCGGGTGCAACCGGGAACTGGAGGCCCGGTTTGCCGTCGAGGAAGCCGTCGACATCCGCAGGCGCCTGGCCGGAGCGGACCCGGCTGCCCACCTGCCGCGCCTCGCCCAAGCCCTGTACGCCTTGAGCTTGTTGAAATACAACATGCATGACGACATGTCGGACGTCCTGAACACTCTCTCGGAGAGCATGGTCATCTACCAGCGCCTCGCCGCCGCCGATCCGGAGACCTTCGCCGACACCGCGCGGGAAGTCAGAGCGACCTTCGCAGAGCTCTTGCCGGAGGCTGAGGGGCGATCACGATCCCGCCGGTTCGGCCGAGCACCGTAA
- a CDS encoding SpoIIE family protein phosphatase has translation MSPADFEARTRPGNALPPLCCWRSPTRPHIRLTSCGHPPSLLLRPGEAITVLLHPAPPLGAGSTGPQDYTLDVFSFEVGDILLLYADGVIEARDPVGGFYLHGTGSSVDRRRPRDASASHPARSSRPGWRTPRRCTALLG, from the coding sequence GTGTCGCCGGCCGACTTCGAAGCCAGGACGAGGCCGGGGAATGCGTTGCCTCCACTTTGCTGCTGGAGATCCCCGACGAGGCCCCACATCCGGCTGACCAGCTGCGGCCACCCTCCGTCACTGTTGCTCAGACCGGGCGAAGCGATCACCGTTCTCCTGCACCCCGCGCCCCCGCTGGGGGCCGGCAGCACTGGGCCGCAGGACTACACCCTCGATGTCTTTTCCTTCGAGGTGGGGGACATCCTCCTGCTGTATGCCGACGGCGTCATCGAGGCCCGCGACCCTGTCGGCGGGTTCTACCTTCACGGAACGGGCAGCTCAGTCGACCGACGCCGGCCCCGAGACGCTTCTGCATCACATCCGGCGCGATCTTCTCGCCCAGGCTGGCGGACGCCTCGACGATGTACGGCCCTGCTGGGGTAG
- a CDS encoding glycosyltransferase 87 family protein, translating into MTSHAGWCLTVSIALHVLAISAFPPTPLDLRVYRDASPLLLTGGLYDYHLHTAPPIPSLVFTYPPFAALAFLPLAQLPWTVAVWLWQAASVTALFAISACTARLLSVRTPRPARPRAMLWTAAGLWLEPVRHTLDQGQINLLLGALALGALTVLRTAAGRGAAVGLAAAVKLTPGIGGLYFLATRQWRTAAWALTAACAATALAWHVAPRESARYWTTLVTDTQRIGPVWSVRNQSLRGALSRLLGHDATLSPAWWPALAAITALAAFALLQAARRHDLLGILITAELYGLLACPISWSHHWIWCLPTMIWLAHDTRRHQLLSRVTLAAWILATATRLVPLLIRWEDSLHHTHPYPVLLAWPGTAYAACAVLSFLAVSTDPAHAHSRECGRAAKPPQTAQWYPR; encoded by the coding sequence GTGACGAGCCACGCCGGATGGTGCCTGACCGTCTCGATCGCCCTGCACGTCCTGGCCATCAGCGCCTTCCCTCCCACGCCTCTTGATCTGCGTGTCTATCGCGATGCCTCTCCGCTCCTCCTCACCGGCGGTCTGTACGACTACCACCTGCACACAGCCCCGCCCATCCCCTCGCTGGTGTTCACCTATCCGCCGTTCGCCGCCCTGGCGTTCCTGCCGTTGGCACAACTGCCGTGGACGGTCGCGGTCTGGCTGTGGCAAGCAGCATCCGTGACCGCCTTGTTCGCCATCAGCGCCTGCACCGCACGTCTGCTGTCCGTCCGCACTCCGCGCCCCGCCAGGCCCCGTGCCATGCTCTGGACAGCCGCCGGCCTGTGGCTCGAACCTGTCCGACACACGCTCGACCAAGGCCAGATCAACCTGCTCCTGGGCGCCCTGGCGCTGGGCGCCCTGACCGTACTTCGTACGGCCGCAGGCCGGGGAGCGGCCGTCGGACTGGCCGCCGCGGTCAAACTCACGCCGGGCATCGGCGGACTGTACTTCCTGGCGACCCGGCAATGGCGCACGGCGGCATGGGCTCTGACCGCTGCTTGCGCAGCCACAGCGCTCGCCTGGCACGTCGCCCCGCGCGAGTCGGCGAGGTACTGGACCACCCTGGTGACCGACACCCAACGCATCGGCCCCGTGTGGTCCGTACGCAACCAGTCCCTGCGCGGAGCACTCAGCAGGCTCCTCGGCCACGATGCCACCCTCTCCCCGGCCTGGTGGCCTGCCCTCGCAGCGATCACCGCCCTTGCAGCCTTCGCCCTACTCCAGGCCGCCAGACGCCACGACCTCCTTGGCATCCTGATCACCGCTGAACTGTACGGACTGCTGGCATGCCCGATTTCCTGGAGCCATCACTGGATCTGGTGCCTGCCCACCATGATCTGGCTCGCCCACGACACCAGACGGCATCAGCTGCTCAGCCGCGTCACGCTCGCAGCGTGGATCCTCGCGACAGCCACACGCCTCGTACCGCTGCTGATCCGCTGGGAGGACAGCCTGCACCACACCCACCCGTATCCAGTCCTGCTGGCCTGGCCCGGCACGGCCTATGCCGCATGCGCTGTGCTGAGTTTTCTCGCCGTCAGCACCGACCCCGCACACGCCCACAGCCGCGAGTGCGGCCGCGCCGCGAAGCCCCCGCAGACCGCCCAGTGGTACCCAAGGTGA
- a CDS encoding DUF3147 family protein, whose amino-acid sequence MSSAARNEGSRERPQNTDRVRVEPRRAREMPHKDLLVRFGFGAGVSLLAAVVSKVFGPFIGGVFLAFPAVLLASLTLVAKEEGLRSARDDARGATLGTLGLLAFALTTSVLLRHHPAWLALTVATAAWTVVSLGAYATVRAAGAGGDETGPERPRA is encoded by the coding sequence ATGAGCAGCGCGGCGAGGAACGAAGGCAGTCGCGAGCGGCCGCAGAACACCGACCGGGTACGGGTGGAACCGCGCAGGGCCCGGGAGATGCCACACAAGGACCTGCTCGTCCGGTTCGGGTTCGGAGCGGGCGTGTCACTGCTGGCGGCTGTCGTGTCAAAAGTGTTCGGCCCGTTCATCGGCGGGGTCTTCCTCGCCTTTCCCGCCGTCCTGCTGGCCAGTCTGACTCTCGTGGCCAAGGAGGAGGGCCTGCGCAGTGCCCGCGACGACGCCCGCGGCGCCACCCTGGGCACCCTCGGGCTCCTTGCGTTCGCCCTGACCACCTCCGTTCTCCTGCGCCACCACCCGGCGTGGCTGGCTCTGACGGTCGCAACGGCAGCCTGGACCGTGGTGTCGCTCGGCGCCTACGCCACCGTCCGCGCGGCAGGAGCGGGAGGAGACGAAACCGGACCCGAAAGACCACGTGCATAG
- a CDS encoding DUF3147 family protein translates to MKSLLEIFLKAFVGGLLVVAFALLAETIEPKRLAGVFAAAPSVALAGLILTVVFKGNHEAMDAARGMLAGAPAFTVFCLVDAPALGRLGAKCGSAVALLVWGAVAAAVAFAVAT, encoded by the coding sequence GTGAAGTCCTTGCTGGAGATCTTCTTGAAGGCTTTCGTGGGGGGCTTGCTCGTCGTGGCTTTCGCCTTGTTGGCGGAAACCATCGAGCCCAAGCGGCTGGCCGGCGTCTTCGCCGCCGCGCCCTCGGTCGCTTTGGCCGGTCTGATCCTGACGGTCGTGTTCAAGGGGAACCACGAAGCCATGGACGCGGCCAGGGGCATGCTCGCCGGAGCGCCGGCCTTCACCGTGTTCTGCCTCGTCGACGCGCCGGCCTTGGGAAGGCTCGGAGCCAAGTGCGGCTCGGCGGTGGCACTTCTCGTGTGGGGCGCGGTAGCGGCCGCCGTCGCCTTTGCGGTGGCCACATGA
- a CDS encoding transposase, producing the protein MHEFAFGRGRRYGTILVDVETHQLVDVLPDRSSETLATWLRDHAVAEVVCRDRASAYTRAVKEVAPGAGSARLSPRPTECALDRFKSCLQAQFAAGHTNAKELYGQICERGFSGGYSTLSRYVRTLRDGTAVPAPEPIPSPRTISGWIMRLREKLSPRQAVELERVRLAFPDITEACNIARAFTDLVRNRRGHLLTESIRQGEQCGQPSIRSFAGFLRQDLDAVTAGLILAYSSGVVEGHVCRVKLLKRSMYSRASFALVRARILARP; encoded by the coding sequence GTGCACGAGTTCGCCTTCGGCCGCGGCCGTCGCTATGGAACGATCCTCGTCGACGTGGAAACCCATCAGCTCGTCGACGTCCTGCCAGACCGGAGTTCCGAGACGCTGGCCACTTGGCTCCGTGACCATGCCGTTGCCGAGGTCGTGTGCCGGGATCGGGCAAGCGCCTACACCCGTGCAGTCAAGGAAGTCGCCCCTGGCGCAGGTTCTGCTCGACTCAGCCCGCGACCGACGGAATGTGCCCTCGACCGCTTCAAGTCCTGCCTCCAAGCCCAGTTTGCCGCCGGTCACACCAATGCCAAAGAGTTGTACGGCCAGATTTGCGAACGCGGCTTCTCCGGCGGCTACTCGACGCTCTCCCGCTACGTGCGAACACTGCGCGACGGCACCGCCGTTCCTGCCCCCGAACCGATCCCGAGCCCACGCACCATCAGCGGATGGATCATGCGGCTACGCGAAAAGCTCTCACCTCGTCAAGCCGTTGAGTTGGAACGCGTCCGGCTGGCCTTCCCGGACATCACCGAAGCGTGCAACATCGCCCGTGCCTTCACCGACCTGGTCCGAAACCGCCGGGGTCATCTGCTCACTGAGTCGATCCGCCAGGGCGAACAGTGCGGTCAGCCGTCGATCCGGTCTTTCGCCGGCTTCCTCCGTCAGGACCTTGACGCCGTGACCGCTGGACTTATCCTCGCCTACAGCTCGGGCGTAGTCGAAGGACATGTCTGCAGAGTCAAGCTCCTCAAGAGAAGCATGTACAGTCGCGCGTCCTTCGCGCTCGTGCGAGCTCGCATCCTGGCACGGCCCTGA